A genomic stretch from Arachis stenosperma cultivar V10309 chromosome 3, arast.V10309.gnm1.PFL2, whole genome shotgun sequence includes:
- the LOC130966782 gene encoding zinc finger BED domain-containing protein RICESLEEPER 2-like, which produces MGSLKIDSGVARDMFAGYVVAGDKLFNMVDDRRFRNWVKYISPTLKLPSRNMVKADIVKVYKREAAKLKKILVSIPNRIYLTSDLWTSSTNEGFICLTAHFVDENWKLQSKILNFCHMPPPHTGFELSSKIFTLLTEWKVDKKNFSITLDNASSNDTCVEHLKSTLDVHGSLLCGGEFFHVYCSAHILNLIVQDGMKICGDAVYKIRESIKFLRKSESRMVKFKKCFKDIEGLEYTTALCLDVPTRWNSLYAMLASAIPYKKAFEMYKVKEAGFREYCPSSDEWRRTEKICDFLLLFYETTKLMSGTSYPTSNLYFLQVWQIQLILMNSLKNDEVLIRNMGEKMMIKFKKYWEEYSVLAFRAVLDPRFKLNTLVHCYNEIDPISAKDKVELVKSKLYKLFEVYDQNSSTTIESSSQLSSNFSQATSSAIGTQLIKIVGDLMSRNQEAEVKSGKNQLDIYLSEAILFCNDAIIDVLQWWKDNHHRFPTLSLMARDLLSIPITTVASESTFSMGSHVLNKYKSRLLLDNVEAMKIKIRKILQKEKAILQ; this is translated from the exons ATGGGTTCACTTAAGATTGATTCAGGAGTGGCTAGAGATATGTTTGCTGGGTATGTAGTTGCTGGGGATAAGCTTTTTAATATGGTTGATGATAGGAGATTTAGAAATTGGGTGAAATATATTAGTCCAACTTTGAAACTTCCTTCTAGGAATATGGTTAAGGCTGACATAGTGAAAGTTTACAAGAGAGAAGCTGcgaaacttaaaaaaattttagtttccATTCCAAATAGAATTTACTTAACATCTGATCTTTGGACTTCCAGTACCAATGAGGGGTTTATATGTTTGACTGCACATTTTGTTGATGAGAACTGGAAATTACAGAGTAAAATTCTCAATTTTTGTCATATGCCTCCTCCTCACACAGGATTTGAGTTGTCTTCTAAAATCTTTACGCTTTTGACTGAGTGGaaagttgataaaaaaaatttttccaTTACTTTGGATAATGCTTCTTCTAATGATACTTGTGTTGAACACTTGAAAAGTACTTTGGATGTGCATGGTTCATTGTTGTGTGGTGGTGAATTCTTTCATGTTTATTGCTCTGCTCATATTTTAAATCTTATTGTCCAAGATGGAATGAAAATATGTGGTGATGCAGTGTATAAGATTAGAGAGTCTATTAAGTTTCTGAGAAAATCTGAAAGTCGAATGGTTAAgtttaaaaaatgttttaaagaTATTGAGGGACTTGAGTATACGACTGCATTATGTTTAGATGTTCCTACTAGGTGGAATTCACTTTATGCAATGCTTGCAAGTGCTATTCCTTATAAGAAAGCTTTTGAAATGTATAAAGTAAAAGAAGCTGGGTTTAGGGAGTATTGTCCTTCATCAGATGAGTGGAGAAGAACTGAAAAGATATGTGATTTCTTGTTACTATTTTACGAAACTACCAAGTTGATGTCTGGAACTTCTTACCCAACATCCAACTTGTATTTTTTACAAGTTTGGCAAATCCAGCTTATTTTAATGAATAGTTTGAAGAATGATGAAGTGCTTATAAGGAACATGGGAGAAAAAATGATGATTAAGTTCAAGAAATATTGGGAAGAATACAGTGTTCTTGCATTTAGGGCAGTTCTTGATCCTAGATTTAAACTCAACACTTTGGTTCATTGCTATAATGAGATTGATCCTATTAGTGCTAAAGACAAAGTGGAGCTTGTGAAGAGTAAGTTATACAAGCTTTTTGAGGTTTATGACCAAAATTCCTCTACAACTATAGAGAGTTCTTCCCAACTTTCAAGTAATTTTTCTCAAGCAACATCTTCTGCAATTGGAACTCAGCTTATTAAAATTGTTGGT GATTTGATGTCCCGTAATCAAGAAGCTGAAGTGAAAAGTGGAAAGAACCAACTGGATATTTATTTGAGTGAGGCAATATTATTTTGCAATGATGCAATCATTGATGTTTTGCAATGGTGGAAAGACAACCATCATCGTTTTCCAACACTATCACTAATGGCACGAGATTTGTTGAGCATTCCTATTACTACCGTGGCTTCAGAATCTACATTTAGCATGGGTTCTCATGTTTTGAATAAGTATAAAAGTCGTTTGTTGTTAGATAATGTTGAAGCG ATGAAGATAAAGATTAGGAAGATATTGCAAAAAGAGAAGGCTATTCTTCAATAG